Proteins found in one Clostridium butyricum genomic segment:
- a CDS encoding sensor histidine kinase has protein sequence MKTIKTKLFLIFMLLMALLILSGILLNSLFLEHYYIYKNKAILINTSQTIKDQYISNSNIENSYDSIDTISLSYGIDTLIVDENYNIEYNSFDLKRMHMKKFIDKPTYQAISNFKNGLSQNTVLYVRENESKNKLVCVTNIDNSKYLILTKNVKTIEDSVQIANEFYLIAGLIVFSAGSLFILFFSKKITKPIVEMSNVAENISNLEFDKIVHVNSQDEIGALGESINKISYKLNKSINELKRDVDRRKSFLRNISHELKTPIGIIKGYSEGLKYGLAKDKTKIDKYCSVLVEECDKMNKLIQELLDYSLMEDGLIKLNITDFDINEFLNDALKRFTPILEEQKINLTLNCSESYILKADKEMLEKALNNFITNAIKYTDAKKSIIVTSQLIEDNIRISVFNTGKSIPENELKNIWDVYYKIDKARTRDVDSHGIGLSLVKLIATLHNGNCKAENIENGVLFFIEIPLVHCEN, from the coding sequence ATGAAGACAATAAAAACAAAATTATTTTTAATATTTATGCTCCTTATGGCTTTACTAATTCTAAGTGGAATACTTTTAAATTCTTTGTTTTTAGAACACTACTATATTTATAAAAATAAAGCTATACTTATAAACACAAGTCAAACAATTAAAGATCAATATATTAGCAACAGCAACATTGAAAATTCCTATGATTCTATCGATACAATTTCTCTCTCTTATGGGATAGATACTCTTATTGTAGATGAAAATTATAATATAGAATATAATTCTTTTGATTTAAAAAGAATGCACATGAAAAAATTCATAGACAAACCAACATACCAAGCTATTTCTAATTTTAAAAATGGATTATCACAAAATACTGTTTTATATGTTAGAGAAAACGAAAGCAAAAATAAATTAGTTTGTGTTACAAATATTGATAATAGCAAGTATTTAATTCTAACCAAAAATGTAAAAACAATTGAAGATAGTGTACAAATCGCTAATGAGTTTTATCTCATTGCAGGTTTAATAGTTTTTTCTGCTGGTTCTTTATTTATCTTATTTTTTTCTAAAAAGATAACCAAACCTATTGTTGAGATGAGCAATGTTGCTGAAAATATATCTAATCTTGAATTTGATAAAATTGTTCATGTTAATTCCCAAGATGAAATAGGTGCACTTGGAGAGAGCATCAATAAGATTTCATATAAATTAAATAAAAGCATAAATGAATTAAAAAGAGATGTTGATAGAAGAAAAAGTTTTTTAAGGAATATATCCCATGAGTTAAAAACACCAATAGGAATAATTAAGGGTTACTCTGAAGGTTTAAAATATGGACTGGCAAAGGATAAAACTAAAATTGATAAATACTGTTCTGTTTTAGTAGAAGAATGTGACAAAATGAATAAATTGATACAAGAACTTTTAGATTATTCACTAATGGAAGATGGATTGATTAAATTAAATATAACTGATTTTGATATTAATGAATTTTTAAATGATGCACTTAAACGCTTTACCCCTATTTTAGAAGAACAAAAGATTAATTTAACTTTAAATTGTAGTGAATCATATATTTTAAAGGCAGACAAAGAAATGTTAGAAAAAGCACTCAATAACTTTATTACTAATGCAATAAAATATACTGATGCTAAAAAATCTATAATTGTAACAAGCCAGCTTATTGAAGATAATATTCGAATAAGCGTCTTTAATACTGGAAAAAGTATACCAGAAAATGAACTCAAAAATATTTGGGATGTATATTATAAAATAGATAAAGCTAGAACACGAGATGTGGATAGCCATGGAATCGGTCTTTCTTTAGTAAAATTAATAGCTACCCTTCATAATGGAAACTGCAAGGCTGAGAATATAGAAAATGGTGTATTATTCTTCATAGAAATACCTCTTGTTCATTGTGAAAATTAA
- a CDS encoding response regulator transcription factor has protein sequence MKKILICDDNEAVHETIGTYLKNDGMIYISAFDGEEALEKFKKENVDLVILDLMMPKIFGTEVCKEIRKISEVPIIMLTAKGEEIDKIIGLEIGADDYIVKPFSPREVVARIKTIFRRVNSKSDLLPNRKIFSYENLNIDLDKYETVINGEKIDITPKECEILYLIATNEGRVLSREEILDKVWGYDYFGDTRVVDTQIKRLRKKLPEEDEKWVIKTVYGIGYKFEVVK, from the coding sequence ATGAAGAAAATTTTAATTTGCGATGATAATGAGGCTGTTCATGAAACAATTGGTACATATTTAAAAAATGATGGAATGATTTATATTTCAGCATTTGATGGAGAAGAAGCTTTAGAAAAATTTAAAAAAGAAAATGTAGATCTTGTAATTTTAGATCTTATGATGCCTAAAATTTTTGGAACGGAAGTATGCAAGGAGATAAGAAAAATAAGTGAGGTTCCAATTATAATGCTAACTGCAAAAGGTGAAGAAATAGATAAAATAATTGGACTTGAAATAGGTGCAGATGACTATATAGTAAAACCATTTTCTCCAAGAGAGGTTGTTGCAAGAATAAAGACCATTTTTAGGAGAGTAAATAGTAAAAGTGATTTATTACCTAACAGAAAGATATTTTCATACGAAAATTTAAATATAGATCTAGATAAATATGAGACAGTCATAAATGGAGAAAAAATAGATATTACACCAAAGGAATGTGAAATATTATATCTTATTGCAACAAATGAAGGTAGAGTTTTGAGCCGAGAAGAGATTTTAGATAAAGTTTGGGGATATGATTATTTTGGCGATACTAGGGTAGTCGATACACAGATAAAAAGGCTGAGAAAAAAGTTACCTGAAGAAGATGAAAAATGGGTAATAAAAACTGTATATGGAATAGGATATAAATTTGAGGTAGTAAAATGA
- a CDS encoding molybdopterin-dependent oxidoreductase, protein MKKLSGGCTLDCFDCCKFNVYVDNNQVIKIEGDKNHPYTKGFICKKGLMHLNRSNHPKRQYKPLLKVNGEWIEISFEEAIGIIAERLSEYKEEYGAQSILYYEQYGSGSLLKSIGDIFFNFFGGCSKQKGGPCWSAGIAAQKQNFGDVRSHCLEDMINSRTIIVWGKNPANTTIHTMQMIKKAKQNGSYIIVIDPIKTETAKLADYYVQVSPGGDGALALAIGKKIIEENRFDAEYVAEHVNGFKAYKNYVENLDMNTLCKRAGVNEDVINFITEKYTELYSTILLGYGLQKYSHGGNTISLIDTLAAITGQIGKSGGGVNYANKVYTSILNTDPYHSENYADNRIFYVSKMSSFIKENNIKMAIITKSNLLNQLPDLNSLEESLKSIDFKVCFDQFLTDTVQICDLFIPATTVLESEDLIFSSMTNPYITYIEKAVEPKNSLMDEYYFFMKLAEKLNIQHYPRVSKKEYLTNVIEPLKEIVPQISLEYIRDNYITIHESIPWMDKNFMTQSGKFEIFFNEKILKEMLEKGNDKNHKNCFRILTTHGRESLFSQHYMDKDEKAEAYINMKMAEKCGFKSGDCVYLESQKGRIKVKLIVDDGISDNVVMMYAGWWKKQGNPNWIMESGISDIGGQVTYNDNFVKLYKQE, encoded by the coding sequence ATGAAAAAATTAAGTGGTGGATGTACATTAGATTGCTTTGATTGTTGTAAGTTTAATGTTTATGTTGATAATAATCAAGTTATAAAAATTGAAGGAGATAAGAATCATCCTTATACAAAAGGATTCATATGTAAAAAGGGGCTTATGCACCTTAATCGATCAAATCATCCTAAAAGACAGTATAAACCTCTTCTAAAAGTCAATGGAGAGTGGATCGAAATATCCTTTGAAGAAGCTATAGGCATAATTGCAGAAAGGCTGTCAGAGTACAAAGAAGAATATGGAGCACAATCAATTCTTTATTATGAACAGTATGGAAGTGGTAGTCTTCTAAAAAGCATTGGAGATATATTTTTTAATTTTTTTGGAGGATGCTCAAAGCAAAAGGGTGGCCCATGCTGGAGTGCAGGAATTGCTGCACAGAAGCAAAATTTTGGTGATGTAAGAAGCCATTGTTTAGAAGATATGATAAACAGCAGAACAATTATAGTATGGGGTAAAAATCCAGCAAATACTACAATTCATACTATGCAGATGATAAAAAAAGCTAAGCAGAATGGAAGTTATATAATTGTAATTGATCCAATCAAAACAGAAACAGCAAAGCTCGCAGATTATTATGTACAAGTAAGTCCAGGTGGAGATGGTGCATTAGCTTTAGCTATTGGAAAGAAAATCATAGAAGAAAATAGGTTTGATGCTGAGTATGTAGCAGAACATGTAAATGGATTTAAAGCTTACAAGAATTATGTAGAAAATCTTGATATGAATACATTATGTAAAAGAGCTGGTGTAAATGAAGATGTTATAAATTTTATAACAGAAAAATATACAGAACTTTATTCAACAATACTGCTTGGTTATGGACTTCAAAAATATTCACATGGAGGCAATACAATATCGCTTATTGATACACTTGCTGCTATAACAGGTCAGATTGGAAAAAGTGGTGGTGGAGTTAATTATGCTAACAAAGTTTACACAAGTATTTTAAATACTGATCCGTATCATAGTGAAAATTATGCAGATAACAGAATTTTTTATGTAAGTAAGATGAGTTCATTTATAAAAGAGAATAATATAAAAATGGCTATAATTACAAAAAGTAATTTATTGAATCAGCTTCCTGACCTTAATTCTCTTGAGGAGTCTTTAAAGTCTATAGACTTTAAGGTGTGCTTTGATCAGTTTTTAACTGATACGGTACAGATATGTGATTTGTTTATTCCAGCAACAACAGTTTTAGAAAGTGAAGATTTAATTTTCAGTTCAATGACAAATCCTTATATTACGTACATTGAAAAAGCAGTAGAACCTAAAAACAGCTTAATGGATGAATATTATTTCTTTATGAAATTAGCTGAAAAATTAAATATTCAGCATTATCCAAGGGTAAGTAAAAAAGAATATTTAACAAATGTCATAGAGCCATTAAAAGAAATAGTACCACAAATTAGTTTAGAGTATATTAGAGATAACTACATTACAATTCATGAAAGTATTCCTTGGATGGATAAGAATTTTATGACTCAATCGGGAAAGTTCGAAATATTTTTTAATGAGAAAATATTAAAAGAAATGCTAGAAAAGGGAAACGATAAAAATCATAAAAACTGCTTTAGAATATTAACAACTCATGGTAGAGAATCGCTATTTAGCCAGCATTATATGGATAAAGATGAAAAGGCAGAGGCTTATATTAATATGAAGATGGCAGAAAAATGTGGTTTTAAAAGTGGAGATTGTGTTTATCTTGAATCTCAAAAAGGACGAATAAAGGTAAAGCTTATTGTTGATGATGGAATAAGTGACAATGTTGTTATGATGTATGCAGGCTGGTGGAAGAAGCAAGGAAATCCCAATTGGATAATGGAATCTGGAATTTCAGATATAGGCGGACAGGTTACTTATAATGATAATTTTGTTAAACTTTATAAGCAAGAATAA
- a CDS encoding HAMP domain-containing sensor histidine kinase yields MKQSLLKRLLWVISAVLLVAFSIGQILGFFIIKEWFLNEQLKELTPIMENIASETRIKNGTIKIKNEERLIIKAYDLENNEIPIDDNNIKKNRFFTDEEIKEDLQPYIDIVFKEGKVTTIESLNHIVEKSIIIGLPIKDNDRVVGTIFTVKLASDFSVIVNSFYVVFFICSLLSTLLIIILIYYFTRKLIKPLLEMVNVSNSMALGNFSARAECDGYGEIKILSNSLNNLAQRLSDNDESARRLEQTRRDYIANVSHELRTPISSIRAISETLCDDLELDEDKKKRYYLIVLRESKRLQKLINDMLELSRLQSGEMAILKEVVSGKKIMTEIEEYFEVFAEDMDAEFILTEDALNIPDFYSNESRIMQVMFILIDNGFKFTKKDGYVKVNGSWNDEIIKISIENNGDPIDSEDAEFIFERFYKGDKSHNEKGSGLGLSLAKEIMNNLGEDIYIDESREDVTSFVFTLHRYNN; encoded by the coding sequence ATGAAACAGAGTCTATTAAAAAGACTTCTTTGGGTTATTAGCGCTGTCTTATTGGTTGCTTTTAGCATAGGACAAATTTTAGGTTTCTTCATAATAAAAGAATGGTTTTTGAATGAGCAGTTAAAAGAGCTTACTCCTATAATGGAAAATATAGCGTCAGAAACAAGAATAAAGAATGGAACTATAAAAATTAAAAATGAAGAAAGACTAATAATTAAAGCGTATGATTTGGAGAATAATGAAATACCAATTGACGATAATAACATAAAGAAAAATAGGTTCTTTACGGATGAAGAGATAAAGGAAGATTTACAACCATATATAGACATAGTTTTTAAGGAAGGAAAAGTTACAACAATTGAAAGTTTAAATCATATTGTAGAAAAGTCTATAATAATAGGTCTTCCAATAAAAGATAATGATAGAGTTGTTGGAACTATTTTCACTGTAAAACTGGCAAGTGATTTTTCAGTTATAGTAAACAGTTTTTATGTTGTATTTTTCATATGCAGCTTATTATCTACACTATTAATTATCATTTTAATTTACTATTTTACAAGAAAACTTATAAAACCGTTACTTGAGATGGTTAATGTATCTAATTCTATGGCTCTTGGAAATTTTTCAGCACGTGCAGAGTGTGATGGATATGGAGAAATAAAGATACTATCAAATTCCTTAAATAATCTGGCTCAAAGACTTTCAGACAATGATGAAAGTGCAAGGAGGCTGGAACAAACAAGACGTGATTATATTGCAAATGTTTCTCATGAATTAAGGACACCTATTTCATCTATAAGAGCTATTTCAGAAACATTATGTGATGACTTAGAACTTGATGAAGATAAAAAGAAGAGATACTATTTAATTGTTTTAAGAGAATCAAAGAGACTTCAAAAGTTAATTAATGATATGCTTGAACTTTCAAGACTTCAATCAGGAGAAATGGCTATTTTAAAAGAAGTAGTAAGTGGAAAAAAGATAATGACAGAAATAGAAGAATATTTTGAAGTATTTGCTGAAGATATGGATGCAGAGTTTATATTAACAGAAGATGCATTGAATATTCCAGATTTTTATAGTAATGAAAGCAGAATTATGCAGGTTATGTTCATATTGATAGATAATGGATTTAAATTTACTAAAAAAGATGGATATGTAAAAGTTAATGGATCATGGAATGATGAAATTATAAAAATAAGTATTGAAAATAACGGTGATCCAATAGATTCTGAAGATGCAGAATTTATTTTTGAAAGGTTTTATAAAGGTGATAAATCTCATAATGAAAAAGGATCCGGCCTTGGATTATCACTAGCTAAGGAAATAATGAATAATTTAGGTGAAGATATTTATATTGATGAAAGCAGGGAAGATGTAACGAGCTTTGTGTTTACTCTTCATAGATATAATAATTAA
- a CDS encoding chloride channel protein, with product MGGTLGDFLAGKFNLSNEDQRTLVLCGVGSAFGVIYDVPFAGAILGMELVLKGKFHYQALIPAFLTTVFSNEIAAAIGNTKVNYPILMLDDLSFMILIKLVLLGIIFGVGSSIFNLVLDNSSKIYGIITKNPYLKAILGGVVTIVLFWLVGDNYNGLGQTFIRDAFDKPATLMDSVWKIIFTAIALGSVFQGGRGNPTFFVGAALGSAVAKYIGFPLESCTALGMIGVFCGATSLPITSIAMSLEYFGGDEMVAIMIVMTISYIISGFYDILTKNKLPKEKSKIFSGGVS from the coding sequence ATGGGTGGAACTTTAGGTGATTTTTTAGCTGGAAAGTTTAACCTTTCAAATGAGGATCAGAGAACATTAGTATTATGTGGTGTAGGAAGTGCTTTTGGAGTAATTTATGATGTTCCTTTTGCTGGAGCAATTTTGGGCATGGAGCTTGTTCTTAAGGGGAAATTTCATTATCAAGCATTAATTCCAGCATTTTTAACAACAGTATTTTCTAATGAAATTGCGGCAGCTATAGGTAATACCAAGGTTAACTATCCAATATTAATGTTAGATGATTTAAGTTTTATGATATTAATAAAACTAGTACTGCTTGGTATAATTTTTGGAGTTGGTAGTTCTATTTTCAATTTGGTATTGGATAATAGTAGCAAGATTTATGGTATTATTACTAAAAATCCATATTTAAAGGCTATTTTAGGTGGAGTTGTCACAATAGTGTTATTTTGGCTTGTTGGAGATAATTACAATGGACTTGGACAAACATTTATAAGAGATGCATTTGATAAGCCTGCAACACTGATGGATAGTGTATGGAAAATTATTTTTACCGCCATTGCATTGGGATCAGTATTTCAAGGTGGAAGAGGTAATCCAACATTTTTTGTAGGTGCAGCTTTAGGAAGTGCAGTTGCAAAGTATATTGGATTTCCCTTAGAATCATGTACAGCATTGGGGATGATTGGTGTTTTTTGTGGAGCAACTTCTTTACCAATTACGTCTATTGCCATGTCTTTAGAATATTTTGGTGGTGATGAAATGGTTGCAATTATGATAGTTATGACTATAAGCTATATTATTTCTGGTTTTTATGATATTCTTACTAAAAATAAGCTTCCAAAAGAAAAGAGTAAGATCTTTTCAGGTGGTGTTAGTTAA
- a CDS encoding subtype B tannase, which produces MKIKMITKLIAVSLVIFSVAGCSNSKNLTSGSSNNGEVVENKNTALSFNKDNYTNQSFTVNGEEVTFRAYENVVYVENPIDEKYQSMNIYIPEEYFNGESIGNFTAENAPIFFPNTIGGYMPSEAGTPSMKGAIDGEASRMGMTSNGDSKEESPNSLLMALAKGYVVASPSTRGRTSESEDGTNTGKAPAGIVDLKAAIRYLHYNDEAMPGTADKIISNGTSAGGAMSALLGATGNNGDYEAYLKELGAADASDAIYAVSSYCPITNLDNADMGYEWLFNGLNDYEKMNISKDENGNIKREKQSLTQTEDQIKYSNELKAAFPDYINSLNLKDENGNSLILDENGNGTFKDYVKSYVVKSAQTAIDSGKDLSDITWITISNGTVTDVDFDGYVSYLSRSKAAPAFDNVDLNNPNPENNLFGTETVDNQHFTKFSLDNDTSGGTMADEQLITMMNPMNYIGTQGTDMAKYWRIRHGVKDSDTAISTPTILALKLESNGAIVDFAVPWGQGHGGDYDLDELFAWMDSISE; this is translated from the coding sequence ATGAAAATTAAAATGATAACAAAGCTTATTGCAGTATCACTTGTGATTTTTTCAGTGGCAGGATGTAGTAACAGTAAAAATTTAACTAGTGGTAGTTCTAATAATGGTGAAGTAGTAGAAAATAAAAATACTGCATTAAGCTTTAATAAAGATAACTATACAAATCAGTCTTTTACTGTTAATGGTGAAGAAGTTACTTTTCGTGCATATGAGAATGTGGTATATGTGGAAAATCCTATAGATGAAAAATATCAATCCATGAATATATATATTCCAGAAGAATATTTTAATGGAGAATCAATTGGTAATTTTACAGCAGAGAATGCACCAATATTCTTTCCTAACACTATAGGTGGATATATGCCATCAGAAGCTGGAACGCCATCTATGAAGGGGGCAATTGATGGTGAAGCATCAAGAATGGGAATGACTAGCAACGGTGATTCAAAAGAAGAATCTCCAAATTCACTCTTAATGGCATTAGCTAAAGGGTACGTTGTGGCATCTCCTTCTACAAGAGGACGTACAAGTGAATCAGAAGATGGAACTAATACAGGAAAAGCACCTGCAGGTATTGTAGATTTAAAAGCTGCAATAAGATATTTACATTATAATGATGAAGCAATGCCGGGTACTGCAGATAAGATAATATCTAACGGAACAAGCGCTGGAGGAGCAATGTCTGCTTTACTTGGAGCTACAGGTAACAATGGAGATTATGAAGCGTACTTAAAAGAACTTGGAGCAGCAGATGCATCTGATGCTATATATGCTGTTTCTTCATATTGTCCTATAACAAATCTTGATAATGCAGATATGGGATATGAATGGTTATTTAATGGTTTAAATGATTACGAAAAAATGAATATTTCAAAAGATGAAAATGGAAATATTAAAAGAGAAAAGCAGTCTCTTACTCAAACAGAAGATCAGATTAAATATTCAAACGAATTAAAAGCTGCTTTTCCAGATTATATAAACAGCTTAAACTTAAAAGATGAAAATGGAAATTCATTAATTCTTGATGAAAATGGAAATGGAACGTTTAAAGATTACGTAAAATCATATGTAGTTAAATCTGCACAGACGGCTATTGATTCAGGAAAAGACCTATCTGATATAACATGGATTACAATAAGTAATGGAACTGTTACAGATGTAGATTTTGATGGGTATGTGTCATATTTATCAAGATCAAAGGCGGCTCCAGCATTTGATAATGTAGATTTAAATAATCCAAATCCAGAAAATAATTTATTCGGGACTGAAACTGTTGATAATCAGCATTTTACTAAATTCAGTTTAGATAATGATACCTCAGGTGGAACTATGGCTGACGAACAGTTAATAACTATGATGAATCCAATGAACTATATTGGGACGCAAGGAACAGATATGGCTAAGTATTGGCGTATAAGACATGGTGTTAAAGATAGTGATACAGCAATATCAACGCCAACAATACTGGCATTAAAACTTGAAAGTAATGGAGCAATTGTTGATTTTGCAGTGCCTTGGGGGCAAGGTCACGGAGGAGATTATGATTTAGATGAATTATTTGCTTGGATGGACAGCATTTCAGAATAA
- a CDS encoding aldo/keto reductase, with protein MNENFKTLNNGVKIPSIGFGTYKSGNDEDTASIVRYALETGYRQIDTASFYGNEEGIGNGIKTSKVKREDIFVVTKLWNDDHGYEKTIEAFNKSLEKLQVEYIDLYLIHWPNKLNSETWRAFEHLYKKGKVKAIGVCNFKIGHLEELKKSAEIMPMVNQVELHPQNTKEDMFKYCNKNNIQLVAWSPIMRGKIFSNELIISLAEKYKKTIAQIVLRWHVQRGVIPIPKSSNEGRIKENLDIFDFELSSEDMNAISLLNEGYDVSVSGVPENSTYLDF; from the coding sequence ATGAATGAAAATTTTAAAACATTAAACAATGGTGTTAAAATTCCTTCAATAGGATTTGGAACATATAAATCTGGAAATGATGAAGATACTGCTAGTATTGTAAGATATGCACTAGAAACAGGATACAGACAGATTGATACTGCTTCATTTTATGGGAATGAAGAGGGGATTGGAAATGGAATCAAAACAAGTAAAGTAAAAAGAGAAGATATATTTGTTGTAACAAAACTTTGGAATGATGACCATGGGTATGAAAAGACAATCGAAGCCTTTAACAAATCCTTAGAGAAGCTTCAAGTTGAATACATAGATTTGTATCTAATTCATTGGCCAAATAAGTTAAATTCTGAAACTTGGAGAGCTTTTGAACATTTATATAAGAAGGGAAAAGTAAAGGCTATTGGAGTATGTAATTTTAAAATAGGGCATTTAGAAGAATTAAAGAAAAGTGCAGAAATAATGCCTATGGTAAATCAAGTAGAATTACATCCTCAAAACACAAAGGAAGATATGTTTAAATATTGCAATAAAAATAATATTCAGTTAGTGGCATGGAGTCCTATAATGAGGGGAAAGATATTTTCAAATGAACTTATAATAAGCTTAGCTGAAAAGTATAAGAAGACAATTGCACAGATAGTTCTTAGATGGCATGTGCAAAGAGGTGTTATTCCTATACCCAAATCATCAAATGAGGGAAGAATAAAAGAAAACCTAGATATTTTTGATTTTGAACTTTCATCAGAAGATATGAATGCCATAAGCTTATTAAATGAAGGTTATGATGTATCTGTATCTGGAGTACCTGAAAATAGCACGTATTTAGATTTTTAG
- a CDS encoding response regulator transcription factor codes for MSLNILIAEDDNLFRSLVCDIITDQGYIPIEAHNGQEAIDKFFDLGNIDLVILDVMMPVYDGFEVLKEIREHSDIPIIMLTALGDEKHELLGFNKGADEYIGKPFSYEVFIARLNNIAKKIKHDTEKEITYGKIIINQSNHKVISDGLEIKLNHKEYTLLIYFIKNSGKVLTREQILNSVWGYDFDGDIRTIDTHIKTLRAKLKTEGTYIKTVRGCGYMIEVE; via the coding sequence ATGAGTCTTAATATTCTTATTGCTGAAGATGATAATCTATTCAGAAGTCTTGTCTGTGATATTATTACAGACCAAGGCTATATTCCAATTGAAGCCCATAACGGTCAGGAAGCTATTGATAAATTTTTTGACTTAGGTAATATTGATTTAGTAATTTTGGATGTAATGATGCCAGTTTATGATGGTTTTGAAGTATTAAAAGAAATAAGAGAACATTCTGATATCCCCATTATTATGTTAACTGCACTTGGGGATGAAAAGCATGAATTATTGGGATTTAATAAAGGTGCTGATGAGTATATTGGAAAACCATTTAGCTATGAAGTATTTATTGCAAGACTTAATAATATTGCTAAAAAAATAAAACATGATACTGAAAAAGAAATAACTTATGGAAAAATTATCATTAATCAAAGCAATCATAAAGTAATCTCTGATGGTCTTGAAATTAAATTAAATCATAAAGAATACACCCTTCTTATTTACTTTATAAAAAATTCTGGTAAAGTCTTAACACGAGAACAGATACTTAATAGTGTATGGGGATATGATTTTGATGGTGATATCAGAACTATCGATACACATATAAAAACTTTAAGAGCAAAACTTAAAACAGAAGGAACATATATAAAAACAGTACGTGGATGTGGTTATATGATTGAGGTTGAATAA
- a CDS encoding exonuclease domain-containing protein produces the protein MIFIVLDLEYNHIDNRNKLLSNTLHLNRPSYMTDEVLQIGAVKLDENLKYISSFKRYIKPQFLVTLNKRVQDLIQIDMNYIKTNGVKFKRAVYEFMDFIGENLKDVVIITWGYSDWIILNKNFEANKIKNINLNDAYYIDLQRVVMNKEGIKIDPSLKGIAEKYNISACRDKYHDAYYDAVITKSILQNIGIDDLYKYNYFISFKKAKDINKSSDESLLKNEVNKEILCDGCRCKAKEIDSIKFYNYNRRDFRMNKLFKCTGCNTYIYKTYIYDKQKKGLMITEKKAECNNMADVDRMLEKFYAIKNIK, from the coding sequence ATGATATTTATAGTGTTAGATTTAGAATATAATCATATAGATAATAGAAATAAGTTACTTTCAAATACTTTACATCTGAACAGACCATCATATATGACAGATGAAGTATTACAGATAGGTGCAGTAAAACTTGATGAAAATCTAAAATATATATCAAGTTTTAAACGTTATATAAAACCTCAATTTTTGGTCACGTTGAATAAAAGAGTTCAAGATTTAATACAAATTGATATGAATTATATAAAAACAAATGGAGTAAAATTCAAAAGAGCAGTATATGAGTTTATGGATTTTATAGGAGAAAATTTAAAAGATGTTGTAATAATTACATGGGGATATAGTGACTGGATTATTTTGAATAAGAATTTTGAAGCTAATAAAATTAAAAATATTAATTTAAATGATGCTTATTATATAGATTTACAAAGAGTAGTTATGAATAAAGAAGGAATAAAAATAGATCCATCCTTAAAAGGCATAGCCGAAAAATATAATATATCAGCATGTAGAGATAAATATCATGATGCATATTATGATGCAGTTATTACTAAGTCTATTCTTCAAAATATAGGAATAGATGATTTATACAAATATAATTATTTTATAAGTTTTAAAAAAGCAAAGGATATAAATAAGTCATCTGATGAAAGTCTACTGAAAAATGAAGTGAATAAAGAAATTTTATGTGATGGATGCAGATGTAAAGCTAAAGAAATAGATTCTATAAAATTTTACAATTATAACAGAAGAGATTTTAGGATGAACAAGTTGTTTAAATGTACAGGATGTAATACTTATATTTATAAAACTTATATTTATGATAAGCAAAAAAAGGGACTTATGATTACAGAAAAAAAGGCAGAATGTAACAATATGGCTGATGTTGATAGAATGCTTGAAAAGTTTTATGCCATAAAGAATATTAAGTAG